DNA from Pseudomonas mendocina:
GCTACCGCCAGTGAGACCGATATGCGCCTCCTTGGCTTCACCAGGGCCGTTGACCACGCAGCCGATCACGGCAACGTCCAGCGGCACCAGCAGATCCTCTACGCGGCTTTCCAGCTCGTTCATGGTCTTGACCACATCGAAGTTCTGCCGCGAGCAGCTCGGGCAGGCGATGAAGTTGATGCCACGCGAACGCAGACGCAGGGATTTGAGGATGTCGAAACCGACCTTGATCTCCTCCACCGGGTCAGCGGCCAGCGAGATGCGGATGGTATCGCCAATTCCGTCGGCCAGCAGCATGCCCAGCCCCACGGCGGACTTCACCGTGCCCGAACGCAAACCGCCAGCTTCGGTGATGCCCAAATGCAGCGGTTGCTCGATCTGCTTGGCCAGCAGTCGATAGGCCTCCACCGCCATGAACACGTCGGAAGCCTTCACGCTGACCTTGAAGTCGGGAAAATTCAGGCGATCCAGGTGTTCGACATGGCGCAGAGCTGACTCGACCAGTGCCGCGGGAGTCGGCTCGCCGTATTTCTTCTGCAGATCCTTTTCCAGCGAACCGGCGTTAACGCCGATGCGGATCGGGATGCCTTTGTCGCGCGCGGCCTCGACCACCGCCCTGACGCGATCCTCACGACCGATGTTGCCGGGGTTGATGCGCAGACAGTCGACGCCC
Protein-coding regions in this window:
- the ispG gene encoding flavodoxin-dependent (E)-4-hydroxy-3-methylbut-2-enyl-diphosphate synthase, whose translation is MHCESPIKRRLSRKIWVGSVPVGGDAPIAVQSMTNTDTNDVAATVAQIRRLEDAGADIVRVSVPDMDAAEAFGRIKQQVRVPLVADIHFDYQIALRVAELGVDCLRINPGNIGREDRVRAVVEAARDKGIPIRIGVNAGSLEKDLQKKYGEPTPAALVESALRHVEHLDRLNFPDFKVSVKASDVFMAVEAYRLLAKQIEQPLHLGITEAGGLRSGTVKSAVGLGMLLADGIGDTIRISLAADPVEEIKVGFDILKSLRLRSRGINFIACPSCSRQNFDVVKTMNELESRVEDLLVPLDVAVIGCVVNGPGEAKEAHIGLTGGSPNNLVYIDGKPASKLTNENLVDELEKLIRDKAAEKAAADAAVIVRG